DNA from Acetobacter aceti NBRC 14818:
CAATACTTCCATGACGTTGCGCATGCCCGTGCCCACATAGCGGCTGGCCGTATCCAGAACCATATTGCCGCCGTCTGCCAGATATTTGCGGGCTACGGCGGTCACGGAATCAGCGCCCCAGGCTTCAATCAGGCACCAGCAGGAAAAGGCGTAAAACACACCGATGATCGCCACAGCACCATAAGTCGCACGAGGAATGGTGCGCTCAGGATCACGCGCCTCGTCCCGGAAAATCGCGGTGGCTTCAAACCCCAGAAAGCCCGTGATGGCGAAGAGAAGCGCCACGGCAAATGGCCCCATTGGCTCTGCCGCATCTGTGGTCACGGGAGCCGGAACGGGAGATGGATGCATCACGATGGCTGCATTCATGATGACTACCACACCGATTTCCAGAATCAGCGCGATACCGAGGACACGCGAGCTGAGTTCAATGTGCCGATAGCCAAGCACGCCCACCACAGCCAGCACCCCAAAGGCATAAAGCCACCAGGGAAGATGCGGACCTCCCCACTCCCTGATGGCGTCATCAACCGCCCAGCCGAAGAAGCCGTAAACGCCAACCTGAATGGCGGTATAGGTCAGCAGAGCCACGAAAGCCCCGCCGCAGCCGATACGTTTGCCAAGCCCCTCACGGATATAGGAAAAGAACGCGCCCGCCTCTTTCATATAGGGCGTCATGGCGACAAAGCCGATGGAAAACAGCATCAACACGAGCGCCGCTGCGACAAAGCCGGTCCAGGCGTAGGGGCCATTTCCCTGAGCGATGGCAAGCGGCACGTTTCCACTGACCACAGTCAGAGGCGCAGCAGCCGCCACGACCATAAAGATGATCTCCGCCACACCCAGATTACCGGAAAGGCGTCCTTGCGGTGAAGAGGTGTCGGTTTTCTTCATGCTCTTTCCTTTCGTGGGTCGGAGATCAGAGATCGATAGGCGGATGGCCGCCTGTCCTGAAGATAGGGATTGTCGTGCTGGGCGCGGGCAACCAGACCGGGCTCCACATCGGCAACAATCAGACCGTCGCCACGTTCGATGCGTGCCAGAACAGAAGCGTCCGGAGCCACGATCTGACTGTTGCCCACATAGTGAGTGTTACCTTCGCGTCCATCATGATTGATGTAGGCGAGATAGATCTGGTTTTCCCATGCCCGCGCACGGATCACTTCACGGGCGACAAAAGTAAAAGGCTCCATCTGCGCCGTCGGGACAAGCAGCAGTTCACACCCTGCCAGAGCTGTGGCCCGCACATATTCGGGAAACTCGACATCATAACAGATCATTGTAGCAATCCGAATGCCCATGAACGACACGACTTCAGGATTGGCGTCGCCCGGCAGAAAGAAATGGCGATCCAGTTCACCGAAGAGATGCTGCTTGCGATAACGCAGCACTTCATGCCCCTCAGACGTCAACATGACGGCACTGTTATAGAAACCTTCCGGTGTATTTTCCGCAAAGCCTACAAGGATTGCGAGACTGTGCCGCTGAGCGATCTCCCTGATCGCAGGAATCGGGTCTGTCCTGGCGAGTTCAAAAAGACGTTCACCAATGTCATAACCCGTCACAAACAGTTCGGGGGTAACAAGCAGATCGGCTCCAAGCGTACGCGCCTCCCCGGCAGCCCGATCCAGTTCCCGCAGATTGGCAGCCACGTCACCCGGCGTTCCTGCTGTCTGAAGTCCGGCAATCCGCATTTCAGCTCGCTCTCTTTCTTACGATAACGCAACAGACCTACACGAAAGAGAAACTGATGTGCAATGACTTCACACCTTACATGGCACGCGACCCCACACGCCTTTCACAAGAAGCGGCTTGGAGGGACAGATGACCATTCATCCTGAACCTGTCACTTGTCGGGATATTTTCTCCTCCAATATTGATCCTTCCAACACAATTGCGACATTGAATTCCCGGCTGACATTTCATGCTGGATGCACTCAAATTTACTTGTTTATCACATGGTTATTGTAATATATTTTATCGTCATAGTTGAAACGGGAAACCAATGGAAAAATCAATTTCATTTGCAGGACGAGATTTCTTTTTCGATGATGTGGATGGCAAGGACCAGATAGCCCAACAAATCAGAAACGGATCATTTGAGCAGCCTCTCCCAATAATGATTATGGCGAGTCTGTCCAGAATGGGCGGCACTTTCCTCGACGTCGGGGCCAATAGTGGCATATATACCATTCTGGCCTGCGCCACATCTCCGGAAATCAAAGTTCTGGCATTTGAGCCTTATCCCCTGGTCCGAGAGGCGTTGCAAAAGAACGTCATCGTCAACGGCTATGATCAGCGTGTCTCTCTTTTTCCCTACGCTCTCAGCGATCAGGAAGGGACCCTTCCACTCTATATCCCCGATGATTCTCATGGCGTTCTGGAAACGAGCTGCTCCCTTGAAAGCACGTTCAAGGACAACATAAGTCACACGATAAGTGTTGACGTAAAAACCATGGACTCATTTGGTCTATATGAAAATATATCAGTTATAAAAGTAGATATAGAAGGGCACGAACCATCCTTCATGAAAGGCGCCATTGAGACAATAAAAAGAAACAGGCCAATTATATTCTGCGAAATACTTTCCTCTGATACAGGTTTCTTTAATAGTTTCCTCCCCTCTGTGGGATATTATGACTTCAGACTTCGTCATGACATGGCCATTCTCGACGAGAGAATTGCGTTTGATAACCATTCATGGAACCATGCTTTTGTACCTCGTGAGAAATTGTCAGTTTTTTATGACTGCTGCCGCACCCATGGCCTTGAGGTTGTAAAAAAGGTCGTCATCTGAACGGCCCTACTCCTTACTGGCGGCCTTCATGCAGGACCAGGGATCTTTGAAGACCGTCCTATAAAAAGCAATGAAATCTGCCAGAAAACGCTGTGCGGCCTAAGATTTTTGCGGACACAGAAATCGAATAAACAGCGAGCAACGCAACCACCTCTCTCCCGATGCATTGTCTCTCTGAAACATCAACCTTCGGGAGACCTGTCATGCCTTCAACGCTCTCCAGCAGACAGTTTGAGAACAAGAGAGTTTTTATCAGTGGAGGCAGTCAGGGCATCGGTCAGGCCCTTTCCCATGCTTTTGCACGGGAAGGCGCACGTGTTGCCGTCAATGGACGTCACAAGGATAAACTGGACGCTTTCCTCCCTACTCTTCCTGCCGTAAGTTCTGGACCTCATATCTCCAGTCCTGCCGATGTGGCCGATGAACAGTCGGTCATCAACGCGATCGATCAGACCTTCCGTGATTTCGGTGGCCTCGATGTTCTGATTTGCAATGCAGGCGTTCTTTCGGAATCACCTTCCGAAGACGTTACATACGAAGACTTCATGAAGGTCATGAGTGTGAACGTTACGGGCGTCATGTTCTGTGTGCGTGAGGTGCTTAAACGCTGGCTGCACACCGGCACCAAAGGAAGTATCATCATCAACAGTTCGGTGCATCAGATCATCCCGAAACCTGCTTTTCTCGCCTATTCCGCCAGCAAGGGCGCCGTAGGCAATATGGTCAGGACATGGGGACTGGAATACGCATCGCGCGGCATTCGCGTAAACGGTGTCGCACCCGGCGCGATTCTCACACCCATGAATGACGCCTGGATGAACGATCCACAGAAATATGAAACTGTGTCATCACATATTCCTATGGGCCGCCCCGGAAAACCTGATGAAATTGCAGAACCAGTGCTTTTTCTGGCCTCTGGACTGGCTTCCTACATTACTGGCCAGACATTGTATGTTGATGGTGGCCTGACTCTTTATGCCGATTTCGCGAAAAACTGGAGCTCTTAAATAATTACAAGCATGAATTTTTAAAATATAATACGTTACGCAATTAAAAATTACAACATTATTTTCTTTTTTTGCATAATACCCTGAAGGATTGAAGAAAAAAT
Protein-coding regions in this window:
- a CDS encoding APC family permease, producing the protein MKKTDTSSPQGRLSGNLGVAEIIFMVVAAAAPLTVVSGNVPLAIAQGNGPYAWTGFVAAALVLMLFSIGFVAMTPYMKEAGAFFSYIREGLGKRIGCGGAFVALLTYTAIQVGVYGFFGWAVDDAIREWGGPHLPWWLYAFGVLAVVGVLGYRHIELSSRVLGIALILEIGVVVIMNAAIVMHPSPVPAPVTTDAAEPMGPFAVALLFAITGFLGFEATAIFRDEARDPERTIPRATYGAVAIIGVFYAFSCWCLIEAWGADSVTAVARKYLADGGNMVLDTASRYVGTGMRNVMEVLLLTSLFACLLSFHNIIARYQLVLGREGILPGFLAQTHSRHASPHSSSVVQTITAFLLVGVAALSGADPLVTVFGSMAGISTVGIVLLMILTSAAVVMFFRNNRIKKAGSLSTNWCPVLSVFVLASVLFIILDNFTTITGLSLGISTFLAVMPFVALLGGWCLGGRRVNVPGQMPQGQEV
- a CDS encoding carbon-nitrogen hydrolase family protein; this translates as MRIAGLQTAGTPGDVAANLRELDRAAGEARTLGADLLVTPELFVTGYDIGERLFELARTDPIPAIREIAQRHSLAILVGFAENTPEGFYNSAVMLTSEGHEVLRYRKQHLFGELDRHFFLPGDANPEVVSFMGIRIATMICYDVEFPEYVRATALAGCELLLVPTAQMEPFTFVAREVIRARAWENQIYLAYINHDGREGNTHYVGNSQIVAPDASVLARIERGDGLIVADVEPGLVARAQHDNPYLQDRRPSAYRSLISDPRKERA
- a CDS encoding FkbM family methyltransferase, encoding MEKSISFAGRDFFFDDVDGKDQIAQQIRNGSFEQPLPIMIMASLSRMGGTFLDVGANSGIYTILACATSPEIKVLAFEPYPLVREALQKNVIVNGYDQRVSLFPYALSDQEGTLPLYIPDDSHGVLETSCSLESTFKDNISHTISVDVKTMDSFGLYENISVIKVDIEGHEPSFMKGAIETIKRNRPIIFCEILSSDTGFFNSFLPSVGYYDFRLRHDMAILDERIAFDNHSWNHAFVPREKLSVFYDCCRTHGLEVVKKVVI
- a CDS encoding SDR family NAD(P)-dependent oxidoreductase; the protein is MPSTLSSRQFENKRVFISGGSQGIGQALSHAFAREGARVAVNGRHKDKLDAFLPTLPAVSSGPHISSPADVADEQSVINAIDQTFRDFGGLDVLICNAGVLSESPSEDVTYEDFMKVMSVNVTGVMFCVREVLKRWLHTGTKGSIIINSSVHQIIPKPAFLAYSASKGAVGNMVRTWGLEYASRGIRVNGVAPGAILTPMNDAWMNDPQKYETVSSHIPMGRPGKPDEIAEPVLFLASGLASYITGQTLYVDGGLTLYADFAKNWSS